The Oncorhynchus keta strain PuntledgeMale-10-30-2019 chromosome 28, Oket_V2, whole genome shotgun sequence DNA segment tgtgtaaCTTGTTGAAGGGTTAAAGGTACTGAACTGTCTGTTCAACTCTCTGCCACCCCAAGTAACTCAAACTAGCAATAAAATCAGATTAAGAAAAATGATAAAAGAACACTTTACAGCATGATGATTATTTGCatatattttgtattgtattatgtattgtattatgtgtagtttattatgtattgtattatgtattttatcaTGTGTGGTATTATGTCGTTTATtatgtattgtatagtgtattTTATTATATATTGTAGTATGTAttttattatgtattgtattatgtagtgtCCAGGAGTCTGGACCCAGCTGATGTACTGTATGCACAGATAGAGATACTTCTCTCCAAAGTTTTAACGAGTAGCTCAGAAAGACAGACGATGGGTGGGTGGAGTTGAGTAGCAGCTGACAAACAGGTCtggtagagagaggagttatTGCTCCTTATACTAATGATAGGCCTATTGGTCTTTTCTAAGGAGAGGTCCCAGCTCTGACACCTGCACTAGGCCTGCATGCAGGGCAATATAACTGAGGCTGAGCCAGGCAGATTCCACACTGCTGTTCACTCCTCCCCCATTAGGCACAAACTGATTGAAGTACAGTGGATAGCACATTATTCAGTCAAATATAAATAAGCTAAATATCTAACATTATATTACCATTTGAACGTTGCTGTGCTTTTCAATGGTTGAAAGCACAGTGAGGCATTTGGGTGacaattaaatgtaaaaaatcaGACATTGTTTTTCAATTGGAATTTTATTGTGCTTTCAGATGGTTGaaaacatagtgataacacactGAACATTCAGCTaacttttggctgtctttttgagtggctgaatataggttgtaatctcattgatcaatgTCTCAACCAAATATGACCCAATTATCCACGTTGAAGTGACGTGGTGTTCCCTGTTGGCCACCTCTCAGACCGGCTGGCTGGTGTTGCTCTGCTCCCTGTGTTACACTATTGGGTGTTTTCCAGTATAGCATCAGTGTgtcaccagtcattatgttaatATCAGCCCTAGTATTATTTTTAGGGAACTGGGCTGATACCGAGGACTTGTAAAGAGCAGTATCAACAACCTCTGCTTCATCAAGATAGTTTTTTGTGAGGTGTTAATGGTGGGAGGTGTCAACCCATGTACCCGGTTAGCCATTGTTATGTAAAGTATCAGTGTCCAGGTCCTTGGAGAGCAGGTCCACTGAGGTCATGGCCCAGAGAGATACTGGAGCCAGGCCGTGGAGGTGGAAACACAAAAGTCTGAGCCATTTGGGTAAAATACTGGGGTAAGTCCTTAGTGGAAATATGCCATATGTGGGATGAGATCTTATAGTATTATTTCTCTATTCTATTCCCTTTCTCTTTGATCCAGCTTTGCTATAATGAGCAGCCCAAAAAAGTGAAAagaatttcattgaaatgatggCAGTTGATGTACGCCTACAATTGTATTACAATAAAGTTATTCCGAACTATATGAGCCCAAAACATTGTCTCTAATAAAGTGAAGCAGCGCCCACAACTACCCTAGCTCCAGTGTGGGTAGGCGGGTGCTGCAGGGACTTGTCTGAGCTGTAAAGTACATCACGGCCTGAGGAGTAGGACCATGCTCCACCTCTGGCCAtctgccagacacacacagagagagaggaggagtgttgtACACACAGTGCTCTTTCGGGAATGCATTACCTCCCTTTCTACTTCCTAGAtagtgacagagagacaaagatagagtAAAAAGACACCATTTTTAACTGAGGATCGCTGAACAACCTACGACACACACACCTGCGGACATACACATTATACAAACATGCAGTTGAGGATTCCTTTAGTCTGTCACCACCTCTGCCTCCTCTGTGACTCTTGGTCATGGCTGTAGTCATTTGGGGAGTCACTGTGCTGTGGGTGAGGAACTCTGCAGTACCACAGTGGAATACAGGCATGTCTCTGGGGCTGGACAAAGACACATCAGGCAATGTGTTCTTCTAATCCTGGACACTTGAACTTAACAGTTGAACTCACAAACCAGGGACTCTGAATCATTTTTCGGCTGCAGGATTTTTCCTTGGAAAAATAGTCTACTTTGAAAATGTCTAAAAGCCAGATTCATCTCAATGCTCCACTGGTGACAGTGGGACCGTGGAGGAGACACCGCGAAGTAAGTACTTGGGTAGATTAGTCACACCTCTGACAGAGATCTCTTCTTTTGATTGTCTGAAGTATTAGGACTAGAGTAAGAATAAAGGGCTTATTCTCACCGAAGAGAGTTATCGGGTTGAAATGTCAATTTACATAATATGTACATACACTTTTCAAATCACATTAGTGACGGGAATGTCACGAGCTGAGAGAGATTTCGGTTGACGTTCTTGCTTCGCAGCTCAAAAGTATCTTAAATGTCACAGTAGCCACTAGACAGGAGGCTAAGCATCGCAAACTATATTAGGCCTACACTATTAATTATTGGAACAGAACCATATTACACTGTTGAATAATGCAACAATTCACAAGCATGTGTGGACAATTAAAGTCATTTTTTCTTGTCTGTAGGCTACACTCAATACATTTTAGCTTCAagacaaaagcacagagttactgCTAACAAAATGTCTTCATCAAGTAACATTAGCATATCAAAAATGAATGATTTATCCCTCTCATATTATTATAaagtacagtaaactacattacAACATCACAACAAACCAGGCTTCAAGAAGACGAGGACCGTTGTTTGTAGATTTAATTCAAAGAGCCCATTCACAGAACTTTTTTTTAGATGAAAAGCTTGGGTTATTGCCGGTTCAAATCCCGGTCAGTATTATGGAATACTACCATGTTGATTGTTCCTTGTTCATTTAGTGGTAAAGGCAATATACTGTAAATGTCTTTGTGCCtttaaaaatcctataatgtaTACATATTCCAGTTGTGTTTCTGACAGTTGACTGTTCTGTATGTAGACAATGAGGATGTCATGTGTGTCTGAATATTTCAGCTGACCATAATGTTTTGACAGTGTCATCGTTTTCAACAGTGTGTTTTCCAGGACAGTGATATTTATCTTTAGGGTTTGTACTAGTTTGTACTGTTTGCATATGGCGGAGGACTCAGACTCACTCTGGACACTCAGATCATATAGTACTGTACACAAATTGTTTGGTCATGTCAGCCTTGAGTGAGTGTGCCTTTTGGATTCTGACTTCTTTTGAGGCCAGAATTCTCATATTTTTGTGTTATCCAGACGGAGGTCTGTTAAGATACTGAGTACCAACCCTAATCAACTTCTCAGCATGTGAAAGGGTGAGGGAATAATATTACATGTTGAAGCAATCTTTACTTTGGTGTGTTGACTATGAAACAGGGTCCACTTCAACCAGGGAGGGGCGGATTAGTTCACACAGATGGAATCTGTTAAAAAGTCCAGTAAAGTGTTGAAACTCTGAAATGGACGATGCCAAAGTGCCTTTAGGACGTTATAGTCCTACATAACATGTCACTGCATCGTACTTGATGCTGCATGGAAGATACAGCATTTTCCATCTTGATGTTGATGAATCGTGTGCTGGCAACCTGCCTAGACTGAGCATGATGCAGACCATCTCCTAGCATATAGATTTACAACCCAAAGAGACTCAGACATGCTGACATACTATCATTTTGTTGTTGCTATTGTCAGGGAAAATTATTTTAAACAGTATCATCAAAGGGAAGAGAGCTGTGGCTCAGACAAGACTCTCTGTGAGATGGGACGTGTATCTCCATTCAGGCTCACACGCCAGGCCCTTCAATATACTGTATCAGTTTATGTTTATCACACTGGTGATTTATGTATCTGTTGCTCTCGGAGATGTAAACAGTCTTTTTTTTAAAGGATTATTCCACTGAAAGATTCATCTCACTTCTGAGGGGAAGAAAACAATGAGTGTGTGTTTCCGCAGGGCCAGATGTGCAATGCCATGGAGAACTAATGTGTAACAAATTCATTATGTGATGGTTCTATGAAATAATATTTTATAGTAGAAAGTTCACACAGTCAGTCCTAAGACTCAGTTTGTAGTACAATGGGAACACATCCCACGCTAACGCTGATAGAATACTGAATCGAGTTTAATTTCCACTTCATCTCattctcctctctacagaccacagaTTTATTTGAAATGATTGAGAAGATGCAGGTAATGTATTTTGGATCTCTTGTTCCTTTATTAACTCATGTTTCTAAGCTAGGCAATGTACACTAACCAGTGATTTAGTCTCTTTTACTGTAAACTCTGCTTTTCTGGCTCTGCTCTCCTGTAACAACGGCTTGTCTTACCTGTGCTCTGTACTGGAGGTTAGCAGAGCTGGGACAGACAGTGTTGGAGAGGAGATGTCTGGACACGAGCAGTGTGCCTGACTCTGGTCAGCCCCTCTCCTGATGCTTATTCCCAGACCCTCAGCTAATTACCTAACTTCAGAGAGCCTCTAATAACCCCCTGTCCCCTGGCCTTTGAAAACTGTAGCCAGCCTCCATGCACAAACTAGAGGAATACAGGTTAACATTACAGCAGTTTACTACTTATCATAAGGCAAGACTGTGTTTGATACAGTACATTGGTGAACAGGGTGTGCTTTTTACACTGTCTGAACCTACATTTTTATTACAGTGTCATATAAAGAAACATATGACGTTATTTTAAGAGCTGTAATACAAAGTCTGTATGGAGATTGTATTACTTCTCTATTTCTAATGTATTTCTGAAGGATTATTATTCATAAACATATACAtaatatttgggcttggggaTATTATATATGGGCTTGTGTTTTTATTCTGTATGTATGTTGACATAGTTATGTATTAAACCATTTCTTTGAACAGAAGATTCCTCGTCGGTTTGTATATCAGATGCCCCAGGGATTCCGCTTCTCCTCAATAACAGATCGCATATCAACGCATCAAACTCACAGCAGCAACTATCTGCTCCATCATATCAGACAGACTCACAGCCCTTTACCCATAGGTCTGTAGCCAGTATCTGTGCAGACTCATGGACTGACGGACAGTGTGGGAATTTCAGGCCACGTACTGTTCGTATGCCAAGTCTGTGTGACACAGCCCCAAAGGTGTTATTACTGCTTCCATGCCTTTCTGTCCAGATAGCTGTTAACTGGCTGCTCTGTTGTGCATCTCCCTACCaatctctctccaactccccacTCTGCATCCCTTTGCTCTTCTGCTATCTGTATAAACATATGGATGGCTTTGTAACCTCTTTGTCTGTTGATAATATGATTAGTCCTCCCTGTACTTTGTTACTTCCTCTAAAACTGTGAATTCAAATGTAACTAATCTGTCAGATAAGACGTACGACACGGCTGTGAATCAGTAATGATGATGAACATCTCCAGACCTCCGATGACCTGGGTTTGGAATGTAACATAATCTGTCATGTGTAACTAGCGTGTGACAAttatcttcttcttctctctctctgtgtgtgtgtttctccctcaGGGCAACAGAATGGAGGAGCAGCGATACACCTTTCCTCCCCCACTCAAAGTACGCTCTCGCTGGgtctcctgacctctctctctctcacaatacACCCGTTGTGTCACTACTCctcatatctctctgtatctgactACTGACTGTCGAATTGTATTCACTCAGTGGGTACatactgggcacaaactggttgaatcaatgtcgTTTCCACGTCAATTCAATtgaattacgttgaaccaacgttgaattgacgtctgtgcccagtgggtatgcTCGAATCCAGCAGCCCTCCCTACCAACTAATGTATAGACTAACAAGGTTAGAATACAATTATTGTTACAGAGTAATATAAACATCAACCATGCAGCATGATTGTCTGTTTATGCGTTAAACAGACAGGCACTTTGGCTGGATTCCATGGTAATAAAAGCATCACTTTAAATCAGTAGCATCAATTAAATCAGTTGTAGAGCACCACTGACTCTTACTGAGACAGATGAATAATTGATGTGTCTGTATTGTTGTCTTTACAGACTGAAGAGGACTACATTCCTTACCCCAGTGTCCATGAGGTACATACAGAGACTCAACTTCAATGCAGTCATTTCACCAGTAACATGGATGTTGGCAATTTGTGCCTCATGGTTGATATTTCAGTATTCATTGAAAATCACTATCACATTTCTTGGGGGGAAAAATGACCCTCTTGTGTCTTCTACTCTGTGTTTTGAACCAGGTGTTGGGGAGAAAGAGTGGGTTCCCACTgattctgctgcctcagtttgggGGTTACTGGATCGAGGGCAACAACCATGAGCTTGGTGACAGTGCTGAGCCAGACCAGATCCAGCCTCTGTCCCCCACCACACACAAGCTGGAGAGTAACTCCACCGCCAAGATGTACAGGAAGCACTTTCTGGGCAAGGTGAGGCTGAACACTGGGACTGTTGTGTTGGAGTTTGGCTGAGTGGTTATACTGCAGGAGACCGGGGTTCGATTTCCGGTTCATCCTTTTTGCAgtttgtctcctcctctccttccatcacaTATTTTTCCAACTGCCTTTAAaacacaagacaaaacaaacactGTCTGTAGAATAATGAGGCTACATGTGTATGAAACATTTGTTAAGCACCCTCTATTCATACAACATATTGCAGCCCAAAGGGCATACAACTGATATGAAGACACCATAACTCACATAGATTCCTATTCATTATGGTAATGAAAGTGAATGAGTGTTAGAACAATCCCAGCTGGGTAACCTAATAAGAGCTACTCTACGTGTCGGGTGGCACTTCAGAGACGGGTGGTAATGAAGAGGCTTTGCCACATGTTTCACACCAGTCAGAGTAATATGAACTAATCTAATGTGCCCATAGAGGAGAGCAGAGACCTGAATGGAATGACAGCAGTTGGCTAGCACATACAGTTGAGACATAGTTCATTAACTCATTGAAATGTGtttgggttggtgtgtgtgtgtgtatgaaagaCAGAAAATGTATCCTTCAGCTAAACTCTGTCCTTGTGCTGTGTCCCCAGGAGCACTTGAATTACTACTCAGTGGACGGAACTCTGGGACATCTGGTGTTGTCCATGAAGTATGACGAGATCGGAGACCAGGAAGACCTCCGCCTCATGCTCAGGTTAAACACCCGTagcctcctccatcacctccttctctctgctggctctcatctctctctccgttctcatccctttcccttcctcctctttcatcCCCACGTTCTCCTTTATCTGAATGCTGtggatacatacagtacatacagtactaaACTGTAACCATACTGGTATTGTTCACATCATTCTGTGTCTGTGCAACTGAGTAATGCAAAATGCACAGTTGTAACTGTTGTAATCAATGGAAAGTTGCTAAAAACAAGATTTTCCATTCACTTCCAGTGTTTATGAATCATTCCCTATTGTGGTGATAATCCCATCCTCATAGGAGTCATAAAGCCAGTGAGAGTGTAAACAGCACACTGTCATTTCTGCATGATGTGACAGATTTAGGCAGTGtgtgggtggagggtagagggatgCGGATGTAGGGACTAGGGCCAGGGCTGGGTTAGTTACAGTGGGTAGATGATCCATTCCAGATGCACAGCCCATgtgacagactgacagcttctaaGAAGCATAACTATGATCATGACGAGAacatgttgttgtggttgtctaAACTACCAGGACCAAACTGGAGACATACCATGATGTTATCCCCATATCCTGTCTCACAGAGTTCCCTAACGTGGTGCAGATGGCCAAGGTGAGATCATGGTTGGGGATGAATATCAACATGTACTGTTTGTGGAAAAGATGTTGAAAAGTGTCATAATTGTACCGTGATTACATCAATTTGATCTCAGCGCagttatttctatgtttttctTTTTGACCCTTAGCTTGTCTGTGAAGAGGTGAATGTGGATCGTTTTTACCCTGTCCTCTACCCAAAAGTAAGCATTAGGTTTTGAAGTGTACTCAGATAATTAACCACAGAAATATGTTTTTTACATGGATAATACAAATGTCGTACTCCTGACTATTCGTTCAATTTTTGATCTCTAAACAGGCTTCAAGACTCATTGTCAATTTTGATGAACACATTATAAGCAACAACTTCAAGTTCGGAGTCATCTACCAGAAATTTGGACAGGTGAGCCTTGGAGATACATTAGGATCATTTAAAACGATTGGGAatcaaatcatcatcatcatcatcataatgcCAAACTCTTCAATCCCACACAGACCCCCACATTGAACAACAAAAAAGATGAATAAATGAACGAGCACTTGACTTTTCCTACCAGCACTGACTCAGCTGATAGCTACTTTcatgaggaaaaatgtacttactatgactgtgatatgtgctTGTCCCACCTAACCATCTTAAGATCTGTCGATCTGGAGCATCAGATAAATGACTAGAATGGAAAAGttaatgtactgaataagagcTGACCTGAGTGCATTAACACAAGTACCATCTCTTGCAATTCTCATAAGAGAATGCACAATATGCTTATCCTCCTCCCCATCACATTAATAGTCTCTCTAAGCCTAAGCCAACCATATGTTTCTCTTCAATATTCCTTCTCATTACAATAACAACCCTATTGTTTACGGCACTGAGCCAGAGGAGCTGGAGAAGCCTCAGCATAGCCTCAGTAGAGGGTCATTGTATCCTATGATGGAGCCTAGGGGGTGGAGCTCCACATCCTTGATCTATAAACTTTAAAGGAAAGGGCCACACTCAGCAGAGGCTCGACCTCACAGGGGCTCCAGGGGCCTCAAgaaccctctcctcttcttctcagCACCCAGAGAGACATTAACATACAGGAGAGACACTGAGgactggatacacacacactcgcacacacacacagagaggtttTATGTGATCAAAGTGTTATTGTTCCTCACTCATTATTATAGTtcactcattattattattattatagttattatagttctATTCTATTCACAATATAGCGTAAATCTTAAGTATGTTATCATGAGAGCTTCATATACAATAAGTTGTATAATCCTCATAGTGCTTTGGTCAGTGGTATTGTTTTCTGTTTCTGACTGCTGTCAACCTCTATAAACTCCTGGTTTGCAGACATCAGAAGAAGAGCTGTTTGGGAACAGTGTTGAGAGTCCTGCCTTTGTTGAATTCCTAGAGTTTCTGGGGGAGAAGGTCGAGCTGTATGACTTCAAAGGGTAAGAACTTCACCACAACGTtctaatatacactaccgttcagaagtttggggtcactaagaaatgtccttgtttttgaaagaaaagctaataAAAGTTCcagtaaaataacatcaaattgatcagaaatacagtgtagacatactTAATGTTgcaaattactattgtagcttgaaatggcagatttttaatggaatatctacataagcatacagaggcccattatcagcaaccatcagtcctgtgttccaatggcacgttgtgttagctaatccaagtttatcattttaaaaggctaattgatcattagaaaacccttttgcaattatgttagcacagctgaagactgttgtctgattaaagaagcaataaaactggcctttagactagttgagttcctggagcatcagcatttgtgggttcgattacaggctcaaaacggCCAGAAAGAAAGaagtttcttctgaaactcatcagcctattcttgttctgagaaacgaaggctattccatgcgagaacttgacaagaaactgaagatctcgtacaacgctgtgtactactcccttcacagaacagcgcaaactggccctaaccagaatagaaagaggagtgggaggctccggtgcacaactgagcaggaggacacgtacattagagtgtctagtttcaGAAACAGaggcctcacaagtcctcaacaggcagcttcattaaatagaacCCACAAAACACCTGTTTCAagaagattaagatgggcaaaagaacacagacactggacatagggaatctgcctagaaggccagcatcccggagttgcctcttcactgttgacgttgagactgtttttttgcgggtactatttaatgaagctggcagttgaggacttgtgaggcgtctgtttctcaaactagacactgattaaaaatcagccatttccagctacaatagtcatttacaacattaacaatgtctccactgtatttttgatcaatttgttgttattttaatgggcaaaaacattgcttttctttcaaaaacaagaacatttctaagtgaccccaaacttttgaacggtagtgtacattcaATAGCAACAACCACAATTGTGCAATTGATTGTGTCTTGAACAGTGTGTTGGAAATAGATAGAGGGTTTCACTGAATGGTCCTATCTGTCTAGGTTTCGTGGTGGGTTGGATGTGACCCACGGGCAGACAGGATCTGAGTCCGTCTACCACAACTACCGCAACAAGGAGGTCATGTTTCATGTGTCCACCAAGCTGCCTTACACTGAGGGGGACACACAACAGGTACTATTACAAACCCCTCTGATCTCCTCCTACTGATGCAGACTGTCATCATCACACTGTTTATTCTGTTATGGATCATGTTTTAAATGAGTAGAACGTTGTGTACTGGTATGACATGAGTATTGGTATCCATATGATCCGTTATGATTGGGAACATCCTGGAAGCATCCATAAAGCTtatgtatattgtatgttttcTTTAGAAACAGTATCTTTCTCTTTCAGTGCAGTTTTCAGTGGAGCACTACTGTATAATGTCTTACAGTGTAAACTTCCTCAGTCTTCACTCATCAGGGAAACTGTcccaacacaaacacagacagacaccttaTCAGAAGAATGTCTTAAGCCTATCTAGACGAACACACACCATAAGTTATCAGGACGAACACACAATGTGTAATCAGAGCCCACAGCTGCAGTGGGAGCAGCTGATTGGTTTCCCGGAGAGTTAAGTCAATCAGAGCTGTTGTCCAGGTTGATATGGTGGAGCAGCAACCCTCCAACTGGTGTTGGTTTACCCTGGCTCATCTGTGGACAGACAGAAACCTGCCAagacaaacagggagagagagggggagagggggagagacaaggGACTCCCCAGAGTGGTAGAGAAAGGCATTTGCAACATTCAGTAGTTTGAAAGTTTTAATAAAAAACTTGTATTACTCCTACTCAAGCAATACATGACAGACAAATTCATTACTGTTCTTGAAAGCATTTCCATGTGACATGAATGTTCAATACAGCTTTGCTTTACGTGCTGTCCTGTGTTGCAGTTGCAGAGGAAGAGGCACATAGGGAATGACATTGTGGCCATAGTGTTCCAGGAGGAAAGCACTCCGTTTGTACCAGATATGATCGCCTCCAACTTCCTCCATTCCTACGTAGTGGTGCAGGTGGAGAACGCCTGCACTGGTGATGTACTGTACAAGGTGCTAAAGCATTCCTTGATTTTCACTAAACTAGCCAACCAACATCATACCAAACATACAATACTGTGACCATTGATCATTCATGGCCAGTTTGATTGTCATCTGTTAGGTGTCAGTGACGGCGAGAAATGACGTACCTTTCTTTGGACCACCCCTGCCAGACCCGGCTGTCTTTAGAAAAGTAAGTTGGCACAACTACAATCCCAACTCCATAAAACACCGGTCAGGTagttgtttctctctcctccttcttttgTGTCACTCAGTCCAGTTCTCTTTTATCCCAGGGCCCAGAATTCCAGGAGTTCCTCTTCACGAAGCTCATCAATGCTGAGTATGCCTGCTATAAAGCTGAGAAATTTGCCAAACTGAAGGTGAGTTATTCAAAGGATCTCTGTCATTGTTTTCAGGAGCCAACTAAGGGACACAGGCCAGCATCCTTGGTAGACAGTGTTGCCAGCCTATCATTACATATTAACTGTCACCTGTTTGTGTTATCAGGAGCGCACACGGTCAGCCTTACTGGAGACATTGTATGAGGACTTGCACATCAACAGCCAGGCCATGATGGGCCTGGGAAGAGATGAGGACAAGATGGAGAACGGGTCCGGAGGAGGAGGGGGCTTCTTTGAAACCTTTAAGGTAACCCAGCACGGCTGGGAAAAGGCTTGGGGCAATAAGCTTAGTATGCACTGACTAATGTGTTTTTACATATGATCACTTGTTCCTGAATATGTAACAGTACTAAACGGAACACCCTCATAAAACTATTTGTAATTCATTTGAATTATGAAACTAAAACAGAGGATCATTTCCATCTTATGGAAATTACACATTTCTTTACACGCCACTATTTCTCTGTTGTTCCCCTTGGATGTACAGGTTGTTGTCTGTCTGGGGGGTTCCAAGAATGTCCTTATCTATAATACAGGACACTGGCATCAACTGCTTGATCAGTCACCATTAGTCTGTCTGGGGAACATCCTTGTGTCTATGCTCTGCTGCTCTGTCAAATGGCACACCAGCTTCTCAATGTCAagctttatgtggtgttgtgttctGTCTGCAGCATTCTACCATGTGTTTGTGACATACATTTGACATACATTTCCTTCTGTTTCACCCTTCCAGAGTGAGGAGAGCGAtgctccctctcccttccctgagAAACCCTTGATAGGGCCCAGCCCTAACTCAACTCACTAACTTCTAAAgcatgaaacacacagagaatcTCACTGCTGATAGGTACTTATCACAGTGGAAGGCTGTTCCTTCTCTTGCTAGAACAAAAGCGGTACCTACTGCGTGCCGACATAGTAGTGACGAACCTACCGCTTCTACTTGTAGAATCGCAATGTAGAATCAGTGGCCAACAACTTcgctttgagccaatcagagagtACAAACTCCAACATGCGGGAGCCAACAAACAGAAATTAAAACAGAGGGCCTTTTCTCTGTACACCCACGGATGAGCCAGTCATACTTCATAGCAATGTAAGCTATGGGATGGTAGTTAGCT contains these protein-coding regions:
- the LOC118380075 gene encoding rap1 GTPase-activating protein 1-like isoform X7 codes for the protein MPCSPFRIGRPKRFWKQNGGDPRISTTLDPPLFQPLLSPLPYTAPPFLKGNRMEEQRYTFPPPLKTEEDYIPYPSVHEVLGRKSGFPLILLPQFGGYWIEGNNHELGDSAEPDQIQPLSPTTHKLESNSTAKMYRKHFLGKEHLNYYSVDGTLGHLVLSMKYDEIGDQEDLRLMLRTKLETYHDVIPISCLTEFPNVVQMAKLVCEEVNVDRFYPVLYPKASRLIVNFDEHIISNNFKFGVIYQKFGQTSEEELFGNSVESPAFVEFLEFLGEKVELYDFKGFRGGLDVTHGQTGSESVYHNYRNKEVMFHVSTKLPYTEGDTQQLQRKRHIGNDIVAIVFQEESTPFVPDMIASNFLHSYVVVQVENACTGDVLYKVSVTARNDVPFFGPPLPDPAVFRKGPEFQEFLFTKLINAEYACYKAEKFAKLKERTRSALLETLYEDLHINSQAMMGLGRDEDKMENGSGGGGGFFETFKSLLVPGKSPGKHGRRGSAIGIGTVEESLIIPGKSPTRKKSGPFSSRRSSAIGIENIQEVHQKISSHSGRECLPGTQKTPDSDHASQDPKSENSSNQSSPEVLITKNIFALCNNRAQSIPEGHDLSRSSSNDSSFASVVEENETEATEDYDTGMESLSSSGTPHKQDSLTYSTWLEDSMSSTSTTSRGSSPGPGQLDGGKGSEIRIKLDRPKDSRSSSHSHKTQSFWEVRRAQAFAITKDDDEDEVDPG
- the LOC118380075 gene encoding rap1 GTPase-activating protein 1-like isoform X11, translating into MEEQRYTFPPPLKTEEDYIPYPSVHEVLGRKSGFPLILLPQFGGYWIEGNNHELGDSAEPDQIQPLSPTTHKLESNSTAKMYRKHFLGKEHLNYYSVDGTLGHLVLSMKYDEIGDQEDLRLMLRTKLETYHDVIPISCLTEFPNVVQMAKLVCEEVNVDRFYPVLYPKASRLIVNFDEHIISNNFKFGVIYQKFGQTSEEELFGNSVESPAFVEFLEFLGEKVELYDFKGFRGGLDVTHGQTGSESVYHNYRNKEVMFHVSTKLPYTEGDTQQLQRKRHIGNDIVAIVFQEESTPFVPDMIASNFLHSYVVVQVENACTGDVLYKVSVTARNDVPFFGPPLPDPAVFRKGPEFQEFLFTKLINAEYACYKAEKFAKLKERTRSALLETLYEDLHINSQAMMGLGRDEDKMENGSGGGGGFFETFKSLLVPGKSPGKHGRRGSAIGIGTVEESLIIPGKSPTRKKSGPFSSRRSSAIGIENIQEVHQKISSHSGRECLPGTQKTPDSDHASQDPKSENSSNQSSPEVLITKNIFALCNNRAQSIPEGHDLSRSSSNDSSFASVVEENETEATEDYDTGMESLSSSGTPHKQDSLTYSTWLEDSMSSTSTTSRGSSPGPGQLDGGKGSEIRIKLDRPKDSRSSSHSHKTQSFWEVRRAQAFAITKDDDEDEVDPG